A portion of the Pseudarthrobacter defluvii genome contains these proteins:
- a CDS encoding beta-ketoacyl-ACP synthase III yields MKLTLAQGPAGTEIAGLGHAQPARIMDNHELEGMMDTSDEWIRQRTGIVTRHIVDEQETVVDLAISAARMALADSALAATDIDLVVVATTTAAERTPNTAGRVAQALGLGADGRGPAIMDVNTACSGFEYALGVADQAIRSGSASHAIVVGAETLSAVTDWTDRATAVLTADGAGAAVVRPSETPRIGPVVWGSEGGMADAVTISPPSGRFSQNGREVLRWALTKAPERAREIVARAGLGLDDIQVLAAHQANLRIIEPLAEALGLTDRIVITDITESGNTSAASVPLGLSKWWHAGKIPADVPALLFGFGGGFTYAGMVAMTPRMH; encoded by the coding sequence ATGAAGCTCACGCTTGCCCAAGGACCTGCAGGGACAGAGATCGCCGGGCTCGGCCATGCCCAGCCGGCGCGCATCATGGACAACCATGAGCTCGAAGGCATGATGGACACGAGCGACGAGTGGATCCGCCAGCGCACCGGCATCGTCACCAGGCACATCGTCGATGAGCAGGAAACGGTAGTGGACCTCGCCATCTCCGCCGCCCGGATGGCCTTGGCCGATTCGGCGCTTGCGGCCACGGACATCGACCTCGTGGTGGTGGCCACCACCACGGCGGCCGAGCGTACCCCCAACACTGCCGGCCGCGTGGCCCAGGCGCTCGGCCTGGGCGCGGATGGCCGGGGACCGGCAATCATGGATGTCAACACCGCGTGTTCAGGCTTCGAGTATGCCCTCGGCGTGGCCGACCAGGCGATCCGCAGCGGAAGCGCCTCCCACGCGATCGTTGTCGGCGCCGAGACCCTTTCGGCAGTCACGGACTGGACGGACCGCGCGACGGCGGTACTCACCGCAGACGGTGCCGGGGCCGCCGTCGTGCGCCCGTCCGAAACGCCCCGCATCGGCCCGGTGGTCTGGGGTTCGGAGGGCGGCATGGCTGATGCTGTCACCATCTCCCCGCCCTCGGGCCGCTTTTCACAAAACGGCCGTGAAGTGCTGCGGTGGGCCCTCACCAAGGCGCCGGAGCGCGCCCGTGAAATCGTAGCCCGCGCCGGGCTGGGGCTGGACGACATCCAGGTCCTCGCCGCCCACCAGGCCAACCTGCGCATCATCGAGCCGCTCGCGGAAGCCCTGGGCCTGACCGACCGGATCGTCATCACCGACATCACCGAGTCGGGAAACACTTCCGCGGCCAGCGTGCCCCTCGGTTTGAGCAAGTGGTGGCACGCGGGGAAGATCCCGGCAGACGTCCCCGCGCTGTTGTTCGGGTTCGGCGGCGGCTTCACTTACGCGGGCATGGTGGCCATGACGCCGCGCATGCACTAA
- a CDS encoding HIT family protein gives MSTLFTKILKGEIPGRFVWREDDVSAFLTTGPLADGHTLVVPTEEVDRWTDAPPETLAKVMEVARRIGAVQVDIFGARRAGLIVAGYEINHLHVHVWPSRSMADFDFGSADQNPDPEVLDANAEKLRDGLRAAGYGEFVPAS, from the coding sequence ATGAGCACGCTGTTCACGAAGATCCTGAAGGGCGAGATTCCCGGCCGGTTCGTTTGGCGCGAGGACGATGTGTCGGCCTTCCTGACCACGGGCCCGCTCGCCGACGGCCATACACTGGTGGTTCCCACCGAGGAAGTGGACCGCTGGACGGACGCCCCGCCGGAGACCCTCGCCAAAGTCATGGAAGTGGCACGGCGTATCGGGGCCGTGCAAGTGGATATCTTCGGGGCCCGGCGTGCAGGCCTGATCGTGGCGGGCTACGAGATCAACCACCTGCACGTGCACGTTTGGCCATCGCGCAGCATGGCCGACTTCGACTTCGGATCCGCGGACCAGAACCCGGATCCTGAGGTCCTGGACGCCAACGCGGAGAAGCTGCGTGACGGGCTGCGCGCAGCCGGCTACGGGGAGTTCGTTCCGGCGTCCTGA
- a CDS encoding NAD(P)-dependent alcohol dehydrogenase, with amino-acid sequence MTPGRPVPPPLATPIVPAPEIAPTPEDGAAAEAGVLAAAYGAVSGGSGLVPLTVARRAPKPDDVEIAIEFCGLCHSDVHATRGEWGGQTYPLVPGHEIVGTVRRIGSDVTDFAVGDRVGVGCMVDSCRECDSCLDGLEQYCEKGMTGTYGAKDRRNGGAITQGGYSSSIVVDRRYVLHVPDSLDPAAVAPLLCDGVTTFSPLRHFEVEDGDVVGVVGLGGLGHMAVKLAKAMGAKVVVFTTSESKVAAALELGADEVVLSRDEAAMAAADRTIDLIIDTVAAPHDLNPFFRTLRVDGALFQLGLPSEAMPPVNPGSLIRRRIAYAGSLIGGIAETQEMLDFCAEHGVVADIEMVSAGQLNDAYDRMVAGDVKYRFVLDTSTLQAAAEEANA; translated from the coding sequence ATGACACCAGGACGCCCCGTACCACCGCCCCTTGCCACCCCTATTGTCCCGGCCCCTGAAATCGCCCCCACCCCTGAAGACGGGGCCGCAGCCGAAGCCGGTGTGCTCGCCGCGGCCTACGGTGCCGTGTCCGGAGGCAGCGGGCTGGTACCGCTGACGGTGGCCCGGCGCGCGCCCAAACCGGACGACGTCGAAATCGCCATCGAGTTTTGCGGTCTGTGCCACTCGGACGTGCACGCCACCCGTGGGGAGTGGGGCGGCCAGACCTACCCCCTGGTGCCAGGCCACGAAATTGTGGGAACGGTCAGGAGGATCGGGTCAGACGTCACCGACTTCGCCGTCGGTGACAGGGTGGGCGTCGGCTGCATGGTTGACTCCTGCCGCGAGTGTGACAGCTGCCTGGACGGCCTGGAGCAGTACTGCGAAAAGGGTATGACCGGCACTTACGGGGCAAAGGACCGCAGGAACGGCGGCGCCATCACCCAGGGCGGCTATTCCTCGTCGATCGTGGTGGATCGGCGCTATGTCCTCCACGTACCCGACTCACTGGACCCGGCCGCCGTCGCACCCCTGCTGTGTGACGGTGTCACCACGTTCTCGCCGCTGCGGCACTTCGAGGTCGAGGACGGGGACGTGGTGGGCGTCGTGGGCCTTGGGGGACTGGGGCACATGGCGGTCAAGCTGGCCAAGGCCATGGGCGCAAAGGTGGTGGTCTTCACCACCTCGGAGTCCAAGGTTGCTGCAGCGTTGGAGCTGGGGGCCGACGAAGTGGTCCTGTCGCGGGACGAGGCCGCCATGGCTGCCGCGGACCGCACCATCGACCTCATCATCGACACCGTTGCCGCCCCGCACGACCTGAACCCGTTCTTCCGTACGCTGCGCGTGGACGGCGCCTTGTTCCAGCTGGGCCTGCCGTCGGAAGCCATGCCGCCGGTCAACCCGGGCTCCCTGATCCGCCGCCGGATTGCCTACGCGGGATCACTGATCGGCGGCATCGCCGAAACCCAGGAGATGCTGGATTTCTGTGCGGAGCACGGCGTGGTGGCCGATATCGAGATGGTGTCCGCCGGCCAGCTGAATGATGCCTACGACCGGATGGTCGCTGGAGACGTAAAGTACCGGTTCGTGCTGGATACCAGCACGCTGCAGGCAGCCGCCGAGGAGGCAAACGCATGA
- a CDS encoding sulfurtransferase produces the protein MKPLIDVAELEDRLAAGRRTVLLDVRWALGDPHGHEHYLAEHLPGAVFVDLATELSDPAVPDRGRHPLPSPERFQESARRWGIRNGDVVVAYDDSANMAAARLWWMLRDAGLAGVCLLDGGLAAWRAAGLPLESGPVAPGPGDVELGSGHMPVADAGAAAGWADSGLLLDARAGERYRGEVEPVDPRAGHIPGAVSAPTTDNVDADGRFLPATQLRRRFEDLGVRDGTPVAVYCGSGVTAAHEAAALELAGFRAVLYPGSFSEWSNRPELPVAVGPEPGGGGLDAGDVGGPAGNSAGSGGSVAL, from the coding sequence ATGAAGCCGTTGATCGACGTGGCGGAACTTGAGGACAGGCTTGCCGCCGGGCGGCGGACGGTGCTCCTGGACGTGCGCTGGGCGCTGGGCGATCCGCACGGGCACGAACACTATCTCGCGGAGCACCTGCCGGGCGCGGTCTTTGTAGACCTCGCCACCGAACTCTCCGATCCTGCAGTTCCGGACCGCGGGCGGCACCCGCTGCCATCTCCGGAGCGTTTCCAGGAGTCGGCACGGCGATGGGGAATCCGTAACGGCGACGTAGTGGTCGCCTACGATGACAGCGCCAACATGGCAGCGGCCAGGCTGTGGTGGATGCTTCGTGATGCCGGCCTCGCCGGGGTCTGCCTGCTCGACGGCGGCCTGGCCGCCTGGCGCGCGGCCGGGCTTCCGCTCGAATCCGGCCCCGTCGCGCCCGGCCCCGGCGACGTCGAGTTGGGCAGCGGACACATGCCCGTGGCCGACGCCGGTGCTGCCGCAGGCTGGGCGGACAGCGGACTTTTGCTCGACGCGAGGGCAGGGGAGAGGTACCGGGGCGAGGTTGAGCCCGTGGATCCCCGCGCCGGCCACATTCCCGGGGCGGTCAGTGCCCCCACGACGGACAACGTGGACGCCGATGGGCGGTTCCTGCCGGCAACGCAGTTGCGGCGGAGGTTTGAAGACCTGGGTGTCCGGGACGGAACGCCGGTGGCGGTCTACTGCGGATCCGGCGTTACGGCAGCCCATGAGGCTGCCGCATTGGAGCTTGCCGGGTTCCGGGCCGTGTTGTATCCAGGCTCTTTCTCGGAGTGGTCCAACCGCCCTGAACTGCCGGTGGCCGTCGGCCCGGAGCCCGGCGGTGGCGGGCTTGATGCCGGCGACGTTGGGGGCCCGGCTGGAAACTCCGCGGGAAGCGGGGGTAGCGTCGCACTATGA
- a CDS encoding PLP-dependent cysteine synthase family protein has product MTIEGSTGKGSGGTDRDWADQAIRTIKGENNRSADTHLYAVPLPEHWGIQLYLKDESTHRSGSLKHRLARSLFLFGLVNGWIRQDTTIVEASSGSTAVSEAYFAQLLGLPFIAVMARTTSQEKIALIEQFGGSCLLVENASDVYAVAEDVAATCNGHYMDQFTYAERATDWRGNNNIAESIFGQLSQEPHPVPEWVVVGAGTGGTSATIGRYLRYHSHPTKLLVVDPENSAFYPGWLGEADGQPTGPPSRIEGIGRARMEPSFIPTVIDRMVRVPDAASVAAMRHLDSYAGLHAGPSTGTNLWGVWETVARLLSEGRRGSVVSLMCDGGDRYAGTHWNQEWLASQGLDPAPCEAVIARFLDTGEWTGAPA; this is encoded by the coding sequence GTGACGATTGAGGGCAGCACCGGCAAGGGCAGCGGCGGAACAGACAGGGACTGGGCCGACCAGGCCATCCGCACCATCAAAGGGGAAAACAACCGCTCCGCGGACACCCACCTCTATGCGGTACCGCTGCCGGAGCACTGGGGCATCCAGCTGTATCTCAAGGACGAGTCGACGCACCGTTCCGGCAGCCTTAAGCACCGGCTGGCAAGGTCGCTCTTCCTGTTCGGGCTGGTCAATGGCTGGATCCGGCAGGACACCACCATCGTGGAGGCTTCCAGCGGCAGCACGGCGGTATCGGAAGCGTATTTTGCCCAGCTCCTGGGACTTCCCTTCATAGCCGTCATGGCCCGCACCACCAGCCAGGAAAAAATCGCCCTGATTGAGCAGTTCGGCGGCTCCTGCCTCCTGGTGGAGAACGCATCGGACGTGTATGCCGTGGCAGAAGACGTAGCCGCCACCTGCAACGGGCATTACATGGACCAGTTCACCTACGCGGAGCGGGCCACGGACTGGCGCGGGAACAACAACATTGCCGAATCGATCTTCGGCCAGCTCAGCCAGGAGCCGCACCCCGTGCCGGAGTGGGTGGTGGTGGGCGCGGGCACGGGCGGAACCAGCGCCACCATCGGCCGGTACCTGCGCTACCACTCACATCCAACCAAGCTGCTGGTGGTGGACCCCGAAAACTCCGCGTTCTACCCCGGCTGGCTGGGTGAGGCGGACGGGCAGCCCACCGGCCCGCCCTCGCGGATCGAAGGCATTGGCCGGGCCCGGATGGAGCCCAGCTTCATCCCCACCGTTATCGACCGGATGGTCCGGGTACCGGACGCGGCTTCGGTTGCCGCGATGCGGCACCTGGACTCCTACGCGGGCCTGCATGCGGGCCCGTCGACGGGCACCAACCTTTGGGGCGTCTGGGAAACAGTCGCGCGCCTCCTGTCTGAAGGCCGCCGGGGCAGCGTCGTTTCCTTGATGTGCGACGGCGGCGACCGGTATGCGGGCACGCACTGGAACCAGGAGTGGCTGGCTTCCCAGGGGTTGGATCCGGCGCCCTGCGAAGCGGTAATCGCGCGCTTCCTGGACACCGGGGAATGGACCGGGGCGCCGGCCTAG
- a CDS encoding MBL fold metallo-hydrolase — translation MKLTKYTHACVRLEKEGGVLVLDPGTFSESAEALAGAQAVLVTHEHADHLDTKAVVEALEKAKDLALYAPEGVAGQLRGEAPDAADRIHTVEPGSSFQAAGFDIRSFGGQHALIHPQIPMVANIGFLVDGNVYHPGDSFVIPDGLEVQTLLVPLHAPWSKSAEVVDFVIGVRAPRAFQIHDGLLNDNGLGIVEGHVKRIGAKYGTEYRHLAPRESVEV, via the coding sequence ATGAAGCTGACCAAATACACCCATGCCTGTGTCCGGCTCGAGAAGGAAGGCGGCGTCCTGGTCCTTGATCCGGGCACCTTTTCCGAATCCGCCGAGGCACTGGCGGGGGCCCAGGCCGTCCTGGTGACCCACGAACACGCAGACCACCTTGACACCAAGGCGGTGGTGGAAGCGCTGGAAAAGGCCAAGGACCTGGCGCTGTATGCTCCCGAGGGCGTCGCCGGCCAGCTGCGCGGGGAAGCTCCGGACGCAGCGGACAGGATCCACACCGTGGAACCTGGATCGTCGTTCCAGGCTGCAGGCTTCGACATCCGCAGCTTCGGCGGCCAGCACGCCCTGATCCACCCCCAGATTCCCATGGTGGCCAACATCGGCTTCCTGGTGGACGGCAACGTGTACCACCCGGGGGACTCGTTCGTCATCCCCGACGGCCTCGAGGTCCAGACCCTCCTGGTCCCGCTGCACGCACCGTGGAGCAAGTCCGCGGAAGTGGTTGACTTCGTGATTGGAGTGCGCGCGCCGCGCGCCTTCCAGATCCACGACGGGCTGCTCAACGACAACGGTCTTGGCATCGTCGAAGGGCACGTCAAGCGGATCGGTGCCAAGTACGGCACGGAATACCGTCACCTGGCCCCGCGGGAGTCCGTGGAAGTCTAG
- a CDS encoding Fur family transcriptional regulator, with amino-acid sequence MPIGVKADSAAPSPAGGGKEQRVTKQRKAVSAALDSLDDFVSTQELYRILQNQGVSVSLATAYRILQSLADEGLVDVLRNGDGEAVYRRCAVTGHHHHLLCRNCGKAVEVEAPAVETWAVRVAAEHGFTEVDHTVEIFGLCPDCTALRAAGKL; translated from the coding sequence ATGCCGATCGGCGTCAAGGCTGATTCCGCCGCCCCATCCCCGGCAGGAGGAGGCAAGGAACAGCGCGTTACCAAACAGCGGAAAGCCGTCAGCGCAGCCCTGGACAGCCTCGATGACTTTGTCAGCACCCAGGAGCTTTACCGGATCCTGCAGAACCAGGGCGTCTCCGTTTCACTCGCCACTGCCTACCGGATCCTGCAGTCCCTGGCAGACGAAGGCCTGGTGGACGTGCTGCGCAACGGCGACGGCGAGGCGGTGTACCGGCGCTGCGCCGTGACCGGCCACCACCATCACCTGCTGTGCAGGAACTGCGGGAAGGCAGTGGAGGTGGAAGCACCCGCCGTGGAAACGTGGGCGGTGCGCGTGGCGGCTGAACACGGTTTCACCGAGGTGGACCACACCGTGGAAATTTTCGGCCTCTGTCCCGACTGCACCGCCCTTAGGGCTGCCGGGAAACTGTAA
- a CDS encoding metal ABC transporter permease, whose protein sequence is MDADSILGAIFNFDNYGELLVLVQNSIWAGAILGLLGGLVGTFVMKRDLAFAVHGISELSFAGAAFALLVGADVVFGSLIGSVAAALLLGLMGVRARDKNSIIGVIMPFGLGLGILFLSLYQGRAANKFGLLTGQIVSVDTVQLQALAGTAVVVVLVLVAVWRPLNFASVDPELAEARGVPVRTLGIVFMIVLGVSVALSIQVVGALLVLALLITPAAAALRVTSSPVPVVVLSVVFAVTATVGGILLALGGRIPISPYVTTLSFLIYVVCRIVGSVRDARGINGRVLTVSRQP, encoded by the coding sequence ATGGACGCCGACAGCATCTTGGGTGCCATCTTCAACTTCGACAACTATGGCGAACTGTTGGTCCTGGTCCAGAACTCCATCTGGGCAGGCGCCATCCTGGGCCTCCTCGGCGGCCTGGTGGGGACGTTCGTCATGAAGCGGGACCTTGCCTTCGCGGTCCACGGCATTTCCGAACTTTCCTTCGCAGGGGCCGCCTTTGCCCTGCTGGTCGGGGCGGACGTGGTGTTCGGCTCGCTCATTGGATCGGTGGCGGCTGCCCTGCTGCTGGGCCTGATGGGGGTCCGGGCCAGGGATAAGAACTCGATCATCGGGGTCATCATGCCGTTCGGCCTGGGACTTGGAATCCTCTTCCTATCCCTGTACCAGGGCCGTGCCGCAAACAAATTCGGCCTGCTGACCGGCCAGATCGTCTCCGTGGACACTGTCCAGCTGCAGGCGCTGGCGGGGACCGCCGTCGTGGTTGTGCTTGTGCTGGTGGCCGTATGGCGTCCGCTGAACTTCGCCAGCGTGGATCCCGAGCTCGCCGAGGCTAGGGGAGTCCCCGTCCGAACGCTGGGGATCGTGTTCATGATTGTGCTGGGCGTCAGTGTGGCCCTGTCCATCCAGGTTGTGGGGGCCCTGCTGGTGCTTGCCCTGCTGATTACGCCGGCAGCAGCAGCGCTGCGGGTAACGTCGTCACCGGTGCCGGTGGTCGTCCTGAGCGTGGTGTTCGCAGTGACGGCGACCGTGGGCGGCATCCTGCTGGCCCTGGGCGGACGCATCCCGATCAGCCCCTACGTCACCACGTTGTCGTTCCTGATTTATGTGGTGTGCCGCATCGTCGGCTCCGTACGCGACGCCCGGGGGATCAACGGCCGGGTCCTTACAGTTTCCCGGCAGCCCTAA
- a CDS encoding metal ABC transporter ATP-binding protein: MKSVVSLKGAGLAFGQRTLWEDLDLDIRPGEFFAVLGPNGSGKTSFLKVLLGLQKLQSGQAKLDGHPVERGSSLIGYIPQQKSFAPDTPMRARDLVALGVDGHKFGIRLSARKTNRRVDELLELVGASDYAKVPVGQLSGGEQQRLRVAQALATDPKVLLCDEPLLSLDLHHQQAVSALIHQQSREHDSAVVFVTHEINPIIDYVDRVLYLAGGRFRVGAPEEVMTTEVLSDLYGSHVEVIHANGRIVVVGLPDATTHHHHEADSLAGEVA, encoded by the coding sequence GTGAAATCCGTCGTAAGCCTCAAAGGGGCGGGCCTCGCATTCGGCCAGCGAACGCTTTGGGAGGACCTGGACCTGGACATCAGGCCCGGAGAGTTTTTCGCCGTGCTGGGTCCCAACGGCAGCGGCAAGACAAGTTTCCTCAAAGTCCTGCTGGGCCTGCAGAAGCTGCAGTCCGGACAGGCAAAGCTGGACGGCCACCCGGTTGAACGCGGCAGCAGCCTGATCGGCTACATTCCCCAGCAGAAGTCGTTCGCGCCGGATACCCCCATGCGCGCCCGCGACCTTGTGGCCCTCGGCGTGGACGGCCATAAGTTCGGGATCCGGCTGTCAGCCCGCAAAACCAACCGCAGGGTGGACGAGTTGCTGGAACTCGTGGGAGCCTCCGACTACGCCAAAGTCCCGGTGGGCCAGCTCTCCGGCGGAGAACAGCAGCGGCTCAGGGTGGCCCAGGCACTGGCAACGGATCCAAAGGTGCTGCTCTGCGACGAACCGTTGCTGTCCCTTGACCTCCACCACCAGCAGGCAGTCAGTGCCCTGATCCACCAACAAAGCCGGGAGCACGACAGTGCCGTTGTCTTCGTGACCCATGAAATCAATCCGATCATCGACTACGTGGACCGGGTGCTGTACCTGGCGGGGGGACGTTTCCGGGTGGGGGCGCCGGAAGAGGTCATGACCACGGAAGTACTTTCAGACCTATACGGCAGCCACGTGGAGGTGATCCATGCCAACGGCAGGATCGTCGTGGTCGGCCTGCCGGACGCCACCACCCACCACCACCACGAGGCAGACTCGCTGGCAGGGGAGGTGGCCTGA
- a CDS encoding metal ABC transporter solute-binding protein, Zn/Mn family, with protein MRRTATASSFLAALTGVGLLLSACSPQPSQAPDEAQGINVVASTNVYGDIARTIGGDRVKVTSIINSAGQDPHSYEANAQDRLAVSKSKLVIENGGGYDDFIHTLVESSRIDSANVLTAVEISGLAHPEDATAGASATPAEESAGHDAHDHGGLNEHVWYSLPAMERVADAIAGKLASLDPASAASFTANADSFKSSLSQLQSKVDAMKAATPGSRVAVTEPVPLYLLEEAGLVNATPEQYTAAIEEGSDVPPAVLKAATDLVGSKSVRLLAYNAQTEGPQTEALKKAAESAGVPVVDFTETLPEGRTYLQWMTDNVNNISKVLETN; from the coding sequence GTGCGCCGTACAGCCACTGCCAGCTCCTTCCTTGCCGCCCTGACAGGCGTCGGGCTCCTGCTCAGTGCATGCAGCCCCCAGCCGTCGCAGGCTCCGGACGAGGCGCAGGGCATCAATGTGGTGGCCTCAACGAACGTATATGGCGACATTGCACGGACCATCGGCGGTGACAGGGTCAAGGTCACCTCGATCATCAACAGTGCCGGGCAGGATCCGCACTCCTACGAAGCGAACGCCCAGGACCGGCTGGCCGTGTCCAAGTCGAAGCTGGTCATCGAAAACGGGGGCGGCTACGACGACTTCATCCATACCCTTGTGGAGAGCAGCAGGATCGACAGTGCAAACGTGCTGACCGCCGTCGAAATTTCCGGCCTTGCCCACCCGGAGGACGCCACGGCCGGCGCGTCGGCAACACCCGCGGAGGAATCCGCCGGACACGATGCACACGATCACGGCGGCCTGAATGAGCATGTCTGGTACAGCCTGCCGGCAATGGAGCGCGTGGCCGACGCCATTGCGGGCAAGCTGGCGTCGCTGGATCCTGCCTCGGCCGCCTCCTTCACCGCCAACGCGGACTCCTTCAAGTCCTCCCTGTCACAGCTTCAGTCCAAGGTGGACGCCATGAAGGCGGCCACGCCGGGCAGCCGCGTTGCAGTCACGGAGCCTGTCCCCCTGTACCTGTTGGAGGAGGCGGGACTGGTGAACGCCACGCCTGAGCAATACACCGCTGCCATCGAAGAGGGCAGCGACGTTCCTCCCGCGGTGCTGAAGGCGGCCACGGACCTGGTTGGCTCCAAGTCCGTACGCCTCCTGGCCTACAACGCCCAAACGGAAGGCCCGCAGACGGAGGCACTGAAAAAGGCCGCCGAATCCGCTGGTGTTCCGGTGGTCGACTTCACCGAGACCCTGCCTGAAGGCAGGACCTACCTGCAGTGGATGACGGACAATGTGAACAACATCAGCAAGGTTTTGGAGACAAACTAG
- a CDS encoding hemolysin family protein: MSDWAGILWLGFLLLGNAFFVAAEFAIMSARRSQIEPLADTGSKRAQTTLRAMENVSLMLACAQLGITVCSLLILLVAEPAIHHLLAVPIETVGLPAEVADVAAFAVALMVVTFLHVTFGEMVPKNISVSVADKAALFLAPPLLFISRLVHPVISALNWSANHILKLMRIEPKDEVTSSFTLEEVQSIVQESTRHGLVDDDAGLITGALEFSEHTAEDIMVPLEKLVMLGASTTPVEFEKAVSRTGFSRFPMLDDEDMLYGYLHVKDVLSIPESGYELPIGESRIRSLANLALGDEIEKAMSVMQRTGSHLARVIGPDGNTRGVLFLEDVIEQLVGEIRDATQATGIRRLGQPNGG; this comes from the coding sequence ATGAGCGACTGGGCCGGAATACTCTGGCTGGGGTTCCTCCTGCTGGGCAACGCCTTTTTCGTGGCCGCTGAATTCGCCATCATGTCAGCGCGCCGCAGCCAGATCGAGCCTCTGGCTGACACCGGATCCAAACGCGCCCAGACCACCCTGCGCGCCATGGAAAACGTCTCCCTGATGCTGGCCTGCGCACAGCTGGGCATCACCGTCTGTTCACTGCTGATCCTGCTGGTGGCCGAGCCGGCGATCCACCACCTGCTGGCTGTCCCCATCGAGACCGTGGGCCTGCCGGCGGAAGTGGCCGACGTGGCGGCCTTCGCTGTGGCCCTTATGGTGGTGACGTTCCTGCACGTGACGTTCGGCGAGATGGTGCCCAAGAACATTTCGGTGTCCGTGGCCGACAAGGCGGCCCTGTTCCTGGCCCCGCCGCTGCTGTTCATCTCACGACTGGTCCACCCTGTGATTTCCGCCCTCAACTGGTCCGCCAACCACATTTTGAAGCTGATGCGGATCGAGCCCAAGGACGAGGTCACATCCTCCTTCACCCTGGAGGAGGTGCAGTCGATCGTGCAGGAGTCCACCCGTCACGGACTGGTGGACGACGACGCCGGGCTGATCACCGGTGCACTTGAGTTCTCGGAGCACACGGCGGAGGACATCATGGTGCCGCTCGAGAAGCTCGTCATGCTGGGGGCCTCTACCACTCCGGTGGAGTTTGAGAAGGCCGTCAGCAGAACCGGCTTCTCGCGGTTCCCCATGCTGGATGACGAAGATATGCTGTACGGCTACTTGCATGTCAAGGACGTGCTGTCCATTCCGGAGTCGGGCTACGAGCTGCCTATTGGCGAGAGCCGGATCCGGTCGCTGGCCAACCTTGCCCTGGGTGACGAGATCGAAAAGGCGATGTCCGTCATGCAGCGTACCGGATCCCACCTGGCGCGGGTGATCGGCCCTGACGGCAACACCAGGGGCGTCCTCTTTTTGGAGGACGTCATCGAACAGCTCGTCGGCGAAATCCGGGACGCAACCCAGGCCACCGGCATCCGCCGGTTGGGACAGCCGAACGGGGGCTGA